In Ischnura elegans chromosome 9, ioIscEleg1.1, whole genome shotgun sequence, the following proteins share a genomic window:
- the LOC124165778 gene encoding cuticlin-4 isoform X2 gives MARTMQRPTSNLLTVVVTLLLTTSIAYGAQIPAKFAVSDGDAEGRRLHYRTPSSPFPGHPDDEIEFAGLPSDEAPAPPPQEVRIECNNDEIKVAIRPAAGRKFDGMVYPKGLSKNSSCLAEFLAETPPIKYVLPLRSCNTMSTDLSDGGVEYFNTIVVQPHRKLVTNQGRGYHIRCRYQTKDKTILSHFNVSMLGTTPISATAPMPGCSMKIFAGDPETRRIAENVKIGDPLSLVISIEDEEEEVEEEQAAGEEDSMSTALKSNDVGSEEEDSSIPAYGIWVTDCLVRDGLGWGEQKLIDSDGCPLDGEIMGQFVYNAAKTTAYVRFQAHKFPYTASVYYQCNVRLCIKSGGGCADVPPRCDTSRNRREAVPQVEGATSDIGKDDGSSPATIEVYSGLYVNEATDAGGRGGLDPAASDSGVAKEKTPDDPDSICISQRSFAIGIAIAGLLLMLAVLAAVLIIVTRRRRRGRRRGKAGESTIGGSGSSIYSGPYTNTAYSHSS, from the exons CGGTGAGCGATGGGGATGCAGAGGGCCGTCGCCTGCACTACCGCACCCCCTCCTCGCCTTTCCCCGGTCACCCCGACGATGAGATCGAGTTCGCGGGCCTCCCATCGGACGAGGCGCCGGCGCCTCCTCCCCAGGAGGTCCGCATCGAGTGCAACAACGACGAGATAAAGGTGGCCATCCGCCCGGCGGCCGGACGCAAGTTCGACGGCATGGTGTACCCCAAGGGCCTCTCCAAGAACTCCAGCTGCCTCGCAGAGTTCCTCGCCGAGACGCCACCCATCAAATACGTCCTCCCCCTCAGATCCTGTAACACAATGAGCACGGATCTG tctGATGGTGGAGTGGAGTATTTCAATACTATTGTTGTGCAGCCGCATAGGAAGCTTGTCACAAATCAGGGTCGAGGATATCACATCAGATGCcgctatcaaacgaaggacaAAACCATTCTGTCTCATTTCAACGTAAG CATGCTGGGAACAACCCCAATATCTGCAACGGCACCAATGCCTGGCTGCAGCATGAAGATTTTTGCTGGCGATCCAGAAACAAGGAGGATAGCTGAGAATGTGAAGATTGGTGACCCTCTGTCATTGGTCATCAGCAttgaggatgaagaagaagaagtggAGGAGGAGCAGGCAGCAGGAGAGGAGGACAGCATGAGTACTGCTTTAAAAAGCAATGATGTTGGATCAGAGGAAGAAGACTCGTCTATTCCTGCTTACGGCATTTGGGTGACTGACTGCTTGGTTCGAGACGGCCTCGGCTGGGGTGAACAGAAACTTATTGATTCAGATGG GTGCCCATTGGATGGAGAAATCATGGGACAGTTTGTGTACAATGCAGCGAAAACCACTGCTTATGTACGGTTCCAGGCTCACAAGTTTCCATACACAGCTTCTGTCTATTATCAGTGCAACGTGAGGCTGTGCATCAAGTCTGGAGGAGGATGCGCTGATGTG CCTCCCAGATGTGACACAAGCAGGAACCGTCGTGAAGCCGTGCCTCAGGTCGAAGGAGCTACATCGGATATCGGGAAAGACGATGGAAGCAGCCCTGCAACGATAGAAGTCTACAGTGGGCTATATGTCAACGAAGCAACTGATGCTGGAGGCCGTGGGGGTCTTGACCCCGCTGCTTCAGATTCTGGAGTCGCTAAGGAAAAA ACCCCTGATGACCCTGACAGCATTTGCATCTCTCAGAGATCTTTTGCAATTGGGATAGCCATAGCAGGTCTCCTTCTGATGCTGGCTGTCCTGGCTGCAGTTCTCATCATCGTCACTCGTCGTAGGAGGCGTGGAAGAAGGCGAGGGAAGGCCGGAGAGTCCACAATAGGAGGCAGCGGAAGTTCCATTTACAGTGGCCCATACACCAACACTGCTTACAGCCACAGCAGTTAA